The proteins below come from a single Parageobacillus toebii NBRC 107807 genomic window:
- a CDS encoding glycoside hydrolase family 130 protein yields the protein MKVKRFPENPLITPGDVKPFHQDHEVIGVFNAGVAQYNGEILLLLRVAERPISEDPNIVRTSVIDFSRGEGKLKIIDLHKDDSRFDFSDPRVIFYNDSNRRVAYLTSISYIRIARSKDGRNFTIDEKPFIYPETKREAWGVEDPRVTKIDDTYYIQYSAASAEGIGVGLISTKDFVTYERLGLIFPPENKDVAIFPEKINGKYYALHRPVPKGVGRPEIWIAESDNLRYWGNHQYLLGLSEKGWESGRIGGGAVPFKTDKGWLEIYHAADKNDRYCLGAVLLDLNNPAKILAKTEEPILEPEEDYEKSGFFGNVVFTCGLVVEGDTVRIYYGAADESIAGAELSLQEIMSKLKYL from the coding sequence ATGAAGTGATAGGAGTTTTTAACGCTGGTGTCGCTCAATACAATGGTGAAATTTTGTTATTGCTTCGTGTAGCTGAACGTCCCATTAGTGAAGATCCGAATATTGTCAGAACGTCTGTTATTGATTTTTCAAGAGGAGAAGGAAAGCTGAAAATTATTGATTTACATAAAGATGATTCGAGATTTGATTTTTCTGATCCGCGAGTCATTTTTTACAACGATTCTAATCGAAGAGTCGCGTATCTTACGTCTATATCTTATATTCGTATTGCACGCAGCAAAGATGGACGCAACTTCACCATTGATGAGAAACCTTTTATTTATCCCGAAACGAAACGTGAAGCATGGGGGGTTGAAGACCCTCGCGTAACTAAAATCGATGATACTTATTATATTCAATATAGTGCAGCATCAGCAGAAGGCATTGGTGTAGGACTTATATCAACAAAAGATTTTGTGACTTACGAACGCCTTGGTTTAATTTTTCCTCCTGAAAATAAAGATGTGGCAATTTTCCCTGAAAAAATTAATGGAAAATACTATGCGTTACATCGACCTGTGCCAAAAGGAGTTGGCAGGCCTGAAATTTGGATTGCAGAATCAGATAACCTTCGTTATTGGGGGAATCATCAATATTTGTTAGGCCTTAGTGAAAAGGGTTGGGAAAGCGGGCGAATTGGCGGAGGTGCTGTTCCGTTTAAAACGGATAAAGGCTGGTTAGAAATTTATCATGCCGCTGATAAAAATGATCGCTACTGCTTAGGAGCCGTTCTTTTGGATCTCAATAACCCCGCCAAAATTCTGGCCAAAACGGAAGAGCCTATTTTAGAACCTGAGGAAGATTATGAAAAAAGCGGCTTCTTCGGTAATGTTGTTTTTACTTGTGGTTTAGTTGTAGAAGGAGATACCGTTAGAATCTACTATGGCGCGGCTGATGAATCTATTGCCGGCGCGGAACTTAGTCTGCAGGAAATCATGTCAAAATTAAAGTATTTATAA
- a CDS encoding extracellular solute-binding protein, whose amino-acid sequence MKKKGFAKLIALLLAAVLIVTGCQGQNGNQEKNAKDDEAGKVVQFEFWAAPNPTQQAFWKKMAEAYMKENKNVKIKVTPMPESPTSEAGIQSAIASGKAPAVSENISRGFAAQLAASRAIVPLDEFEGFDELIDKRQMKETISSWKFADNHQYVLPIYSNAMLFGWRIDILKELGYDAPPKTYSEVIEVGKKLKEKYPDKFLWARADLVKPTWWARWFDFFMLYNAASNGNNFIKGNKFIADDEAGVKTLQFFNDLSKNKLLLTREATDPFETGTSIMVDLGPWTFPYWAEKFPEMKFNETYVLSLPPVPDGVDPANSKTFADTKGLVIYASASKEQQQAAFDFIKWVFSDAKNDLAWFKQTNLPPARDDLSTNEAFASYLEENPQLKQYAENIPNAIPPVDNEKTVEIQELIGKEALNPVVKGQKDPETAWKDMKKAVNGVLK is encoded by the coding sequence ATGAAAAAGAAAGGTTTTGCGAAACTCATCGCCTTATTGCTGGCAGCCGTTCTTATTGTTACTGGCTGTCAAGGGCAAAATGGGAATCAAGAGAAAAACGCAAAAGATGATGAAGCTGGCAAAGTTGTTCAATTTGAGTTCTGGGCTGCGCCAAACCCTACACAACAAGCTTTCTGGAAAAAGATGGCCGAGGCTTATATGAAAGAAAATAAAAACGTTAAAATTAAGGTTACGCCAATGCCGGAAAGCCCTACTTCTGAAGCAGGGATTCAATCAGCGATTGCATCAGGGAAAGCGCCTGCGGTCTCTGAAAACATTTCCCGCGGTTTTGCAGCTCAGCTAGCGGCGAGCCGTGCGATTGTGCCATTGGATGAATTTGAAGGTTTTGATGAGTTAATTGATAAACGTCAAATGAAGGAAACCATTTCAAGCTGGAAGTTTGCAGACAACCATCAATATGTTTTGCCGATTTATTCTAATGCCATGTTGTTTGGTTGGAGAATCGATATTCTAAAAGAACTTGGATACGATGCACCGCCAAAAACATATAGTGAAGTCATTGAAGTTGGCAAGAAATTGAAAGAAAAATATCCTGATAAGTTTCTTTGGGCGAGAGCTGATTTAGTAAAACCGACATGGTGGGCAAGATGGTTTGACTTCTTTATGTTGTACAATGCAGCATCGAATGGAAATAACTTTATTAAAGGAAACAAATTTATTGCGGATGACGAAGCCGGTGTAAAAACACTCCAATTCTTTAATGATTTAAGCAAGAATAAATTGCTTTTGACTCGAGAAGCGACTGACCCGTTTGAAACAGGTACATCCATTATGGTGGATCTTGGGCCATGGACATTCCCATACTGGGCTGAGAAATTCCCGGAAATGAAGTTCAATGAAACTTATGTATTATCGTTGCCGCCTGTGCCTGACGGCGTAGATCCAGCAAATTCTAAAACATTTGCAGATACAAAAGGCCTTGTCATCTATGCTTCTGCAAGCAAAGAACAACAACAAGCAGCTTTTGACTTTATTAAATGGGTATTTTCAGATGCGAAAAATGATTTAGCTTGGTTCAAACAAACAAACTTGCCACCTGCACGTGATGATTTATCAACTAATGAAGCTTTTGCATCCTATCTTGAAGAAAACCCTCAATTAAAACAGTATGCGGAAAACATTCCAAACGCAATTCCACCTGTGGATAACGAAAAAACGGTAGAAATTCAAGAATTGATTGGTAAAGAGGCCTTAAATCCTGTTGTCAAAGGCCAAAAAGATCCTGAAACAGCTTGGAAAGATATGAAAAAGGCTGTTAACGGGGTGTTAAAGTAA
- a CDS encoding carbohydrate ABC transporter permease — MNKKTTWLGWLFASPYLIYTLIFFLFPLLWAVYLAFTNWNIIAPDYEMVGFQNFIEAFFSKSVRAAFLVTYKFMLMFVPIVIAGSLLLALIIHSLPRLKGLFAVGYFLPYLASGVASSIVVNGVLSYNSPLNVFFRKHLGLDIDWLGSPILAPLIIALMMAWKFVGYYALLFLSGLESIPKEIYEAAEMDGAVGWKRFWYVTIPMLHPAFYTVTILAVGLMFGIFTEPYVLTGGGPDYSTHTWQLEIYNQAFERLNAGYGTAIAIINSVVTFVSILVFRKLLEKWGARHGWE; from the coding sequence ATGAATAAAAAGACAACATGGTTGGGGTGGCTTTTTGCCAGCCCCTACCTTATCTATACACTCATATTCTTTCTGTTTCCGTTGCTATGGGCTGTTTATTTAGCTTTTACAAATTGGAACATCATTGCTCCTGATTATGAAATGGTCGGATTTCAAAATTTTATCGAAGCTTTTTTTAGCAAAAGCGTACGGGCCGCATTTTTGGTAACTTATAAATTTATGCTCATGTTTGTTCCCATCGTTATTGCGGGTTCACTCCTTTTAGCTTTAATTATTCATTCTTTGCCTAGACTTAAAGGGTTGTTTGCTGTAGGATATTTCCTACCTTACTTGGCATCAGGAGTGGCTTCTTCCATTGTTGTCAATGGGGTGTTATCTTATAACAGTCCATTAAACGTTTTTTTTCGTAAGCATTTAGGTTTAGATATTGATTGGTTAGGTTCTCCAATTTTAGCGCCACTAATCATTGCCCTTATGATGGCGTGGAAATTTGTGGGCTATTATGCGCTGCTGTTTTTATCAGGTTTAGAAAGTATACCTAAAGAAATCTATGAAGCAGCCGAAATGGATGGTGCTGTTGGTTGGAAAAGATTTTGGTACGTCACTATCCCGATGTTGCATCCAGCGTTTTATACCGTCACCATTTTAGCAGTAGGTCTAATGTTTGGGATTTTTACTGAACCGTATGTATTAACTGGTGGAGGACCAGATTATTCCACGCATACATGGCAGTTAGAAATTTATAACCAGGCATTTGAAAGATTAAATGCAGGATATGGAACGGCAATAGCAATCATAAACTCTGTTGTCACATTCGTTTCTATTCTAGTGTTTCGAAAGCTTTTGGAAAAGTGGGGTGCCAGACATGGTTGGGAGTAA
- a CDS encoding carbohydrate ABC transporter permease, whose translation MVGSKKLKTTLLYILAFVILIIMVFPYLYMVLNSLAPWDQVDRKMIPTKLTLRSYEWLFTGGDDVVPRPWLRAFFNSFVVTLSSTLLMMVTAILVGYALAKLKFKGSRLINNIILFQMFYPAVILLIPLFLIIRYFGMYDTYWAMILPKAVNLWAIFMYTNFFRSIPDELIEAAKMDGAGQLTIIARIVLPMSKSITTIIFLFLFMERWVELLWDMLVVNSENMLTLNVLLAQMFGPYGAFPGPMYAASVLLTLPILVLFIIFSKNFKEGMQFVLK comes from the coding sequence ATGGTTGGGAGTAAGAAATTAAAGACCACGCTGTTGTATATTTTGGCTTTTGTTATCCTTATCATCATGGTGTTTCCTTATTTATATATGGTCTTAAATTCTCTGGCCCCATGGGATCAAGTGGACCGTAAAATGATTCCAACTAAGTTGACCTTGCGTTCATATGAGTGGTTATTTACTGGTGGGGATGATGTTGTTCCTAGACCGTGGCTCCGAGCCTTTTTTAACAGCTTTGTTGTGACTTTATCTTCCACTTTGCTAATGATGGTGACAGCGATCCTAGTAGGATACGCTTTAGCTAAATTAAAGTTTAAAGGCAGCCGTTTGATCAACAATATTATTTTGTTTCAAATGTTTTATCCAGCGGTTATCCTATTAATTCCACTTTTTTTAATCATCCGCTACTTTGGGATGTACGACACCTATTGGGCTATGATTTTGCCAAAGGCCGTTAATTTGTGGGCGATATTTATGTACACTAACTTTTTCCGCAGTATACCTGATGAATTAATTGAAGCTGCCAAAATGGATGGAGCAGGACAATTAACCATTATTGCTAGAATTGTCTTGCCAATGTCTAAGTCGATTACAACCATTATATTCCTATTCCTTTTTATGGAAAGATGGGTAGAACTTTTATGGGATATGCTGGTGGTTAACAGTGAAAATATGTTAACGTTAAACGTATTGCTCGCTCAAATGTTTGGTCCATATGGAGCGTTTCCAGGACCGATGTATGCGGCTTCGGTATTACTGACATTGCCAATTCTCGTCCTATTCATTATCTTTAGCAAAAACTTTAAAGAGGGAATGCAGTTTGTATTGAAGTGA
- a CDS encoding beta-mannosidase, translating into MLINKNWKIQHFDVGQVRDLTIADPNYIDHFWIPAKVPGDVHSILREKKLIDDPFFGYNDLKSKWVEEKVWWYRTEFTFDKNNLDKDERLELIFEGLDTFATVYLNGVELGTTENMFISHTFDVTREIVDGRNVLAVKFNPVSYQLKEKEKNYWAGFGKDRIWARKAQYHFGWDWGPQILTVGIWKEVRLEKRKIAKIESVYARTLDLKDSRAVVQIDIYTKNFVKGKSLQAEVTLKDREQQFFQTVNIDQNRATLTFNIDNPNLWWTHDLGEPNLYQLSVVLKWEGEVLDTYQTEIGIRTVEVMKRDREGNPRFTFVLNGVEIFAKGANWIPIDSFLGSVPESRYRHLIQLAKEANMNMLRVWGGGIYEKDIFYQECNRQGILVWQDFMFACALYPDYNRNYMENVREEVISVIKRLRNHPCIALWCGNNENDWLYEVEHAAGKIHTPFYGEKIYHELIPELLEELDPSRPYWPSSPYGGNDHNSQEEGDRHNWQVWHGNVEPRKFGQNLGQNISVEGVSFRNYKKDRARFCSEFGMHASANRYTLEKNLPDGTFYWGSDELAYRNKDFHHEKGLLLMEGYTGIPKNVEEYMNYSMLTQAEGLKYGMEHYRRNKPQTSGALIWQLNDCWPGTSWSMIDYYLLPKASYYYSKKFNAPLLYTLEHDPGDDLHLWVVNDRLEDVKDTLVFEVFRFNGELVYSKEFLIHVKGNASVQIASLTEAEVLQGNPAEQVVVRLKSLNKKAEENYYYLRNHKDLQLPKAKLQVKAVPEKQEVEIWTDCFARFVKLELPAEKIIFSDNFFDLLPSERKIIKIRHLDGKTISLDGLSVSAINGSA; encoded by the coding sequence ATGTTGATCAATAAAAATTGGAAGATACAGCATTTTGATGTAGGACAGGTAAGGGATTTAACGATTGCAGATCCAAACTATATTGATCACTTTTGGATACCAGCAAAGGTGCCAGGAGATGTACATTCGATTTTACGGGAAAAGAAATTGATTGATGATCCCTTTTTCGGCTACAATGATTTGAAATCGAAATGGGTGGAAGAAAAGGTTTGGTGGTATCGTACGGAATTTACATTTGATAAAAACAATCTAGACAAAGATGAACGGTTAGAGTTGATTTTTGAAGGCTTAGATACCTTTGCGACTGTTTATTTAAACGGAGTGGAATTAGGGACTACGGAAAATATGTTCATTTCTCATACTTTTGATGTTACTAGAGAAATAGTGGATGGAAGAAATGTTTTGGCAGTGAAATTTAATCCCGTTTCCTATCAGTTAAAGGAGAAAGAGAAAAATTATTGGGCTGGATTTGGAAAAGATCGCATATGGGCTCGCAAGGCTCAATATCATTTTGGCTGGGACTGGGGTCCGCAAATTCTAACGGTAGGAATTTGGAAAGAGGTGCGTTTAGAAAAAAGAAAAATTGCCAAAATCGAAAGTGTTTACGCAAGAACACTTGACTTGAAAGATTCTCGGGCCGTTGTTCAAATCGATATTTACACCAAAAACTTTGTTAAGGGAAAAAGTTTACAGGCGGAAGTGACGTTAAAAGATCGGGAACAACAATTTTTCCAAACCGTAAATATTGATCAAAATCGAGCAACACTCACTTTCAACATCGACAATCCAAATCTTTGGTGGACGCATGATTTAGGAGAACCGAATCTTTATCAGCTATCTGTCGTTTTAAAATGGGAAGGGGAAGTTCTAGACACATATCAAACAGAAATTGGGATTCGTACGGTGGAAGTAATGAAAAGAGATCGCGAAGGGAATCCGCGGTTTACCTTTGTTTTAAATGGTGTAGAGATATTTGCGAAAGGAGCCAACTGGATTCCTATTGACAGCTTTTTAGGATCTGTACCGGAATCACGCTATCGTCATCTTATTCAGCTTGCGAAAGAAGCAAATATGAATATGCTGCGTGTATGGGGCGGTGGGATTTATGAAAAAGACATTTTCTATCAAGAATGCAATCGCCAAGGTATTTTAGTTTGGCAGGACTTTATGTTTGCCTGTGCGTTATACCCAGATTACAACCGCAATTATATGGAAAACGTCCGCGAAGAAGTGATTTCGGTGATTAAGCGGCTTCGTAATCATCCTTGCATCGCTTTATGGTGCGGAAATAACGAAAACGATTGGTTATATGAAGTGGAGCATGCCGCTGGAAAAATTCACACTCCTTTTTATGGAGAAAAAATATATCATGAGTTAATTCCTGAACTACTGGAAGAATTAGATCCTTCCCGTCCATATTGGCCAAGTTCGCCATACGGCGGAAATGACCACAACTCACAAGAGGAAGGCGACCGGCATAATTGGCAAGTTTGGCACGGGAATGTGGAACCTCGAAAATTCGGTCAGAATTTAGGACAAAACATCAGTGTGGAGGGGGTTTCGTTTCGAAATTATAAAAAAGATCGCGCCCGGTTTTGCAGCGAGTTTGGCATGCATGCTTCTGCCAATCGTTATACGCTGGAAAAAAATCTGCCTGACGGAACTTTTTATTGGGGCAGCGATGAATTGGCATATCGCAATAAAGATTTTCATCATGAAAAAGGGCTCTTATTAATGGAAGGGTATACCGGCATTCCAAAAAATGTTGAGGAATACATGAATTATTCGATGCTTACGCAGGCGGAAGGTTTAAAGTATGGAATGGAACATTACCGCCGCAATAAACCGCAAACAAGCGGGGCTTTAATCTGGCAATTGAATGATTGCTGGCCTGGCACGAGTTGGTCGATGATCGATTATTACTTGTTGCCAAAGGCTTCATATTATTATAGTAAAAAATTTAATGCCCCTCTTTTATATACGCTTGAACATGACCCTGGCGATGATTTACATCTATGGGTTGTGAATGACCGATTAGAAGATGTGAAAGATACGCTGGTATTCGAAGTGTTCCGATTTAATGGCGAGTTAGTGTATTCGAAAGAATTTTTGATCCATGTGAAAGGAAATGCTTCGGTTCAAATTGCTTCCTTAACAGAAGCGGAGGTTTTACAAGGCAATCCTGCTGAACAAGTTGTCGTCCGCTTAAAATCGTTGAATAAAAAAGCAGAGGAAAACTATTATTACCTAAGAAATCATAAGGATCTTCAGCTGCCTAAGGCGAAATTGCAAGTAAAAGCGGTACCGGAAAAACAAGAAGTAGAAATTTGGACAGATTGTTTTGCGCGTTTTGTTAAACTGGAACTTCCAGCAGAAAAAATTATTTTTTCGGATAACTTCTTCGACCTACTTCCATCGGAGCGAAAGATCATCAAGATTAGACATTTAGATGGCAAGACCATTTCTTTAGACGGTTTAAGCGTATCAGCCATCAACGGCAGTGCTTGA
- a CDS encoding YceI family protein, with translation MTNFQLDKVHSSISFQVKHMMIAKAKGEFNEFDIEVEGDVNQLESSKVKVTIQAASIDTKNEDRDNHLRSADFFDVEHYPTITFISDSVKKVSDDEYEVTGQLTIKDVTKTETFKVEFNGQSKNPITGSIVAGFDVEGKINREDYGLTWNAALETGGFLIGKEVKIFGSFEFVVS, from the coding sequence ATGACAAATTTTCAATTAGACAAAGTCCATAGTTCCATATCTTTTCAAGTAAAACATATGATGATTGCTAAGGCAAAAGGAGAGTTCAACGAATTTGATATTGAAGTGGAAGGCGACGTCAATCAGCTGGAATCTTCCAAAGTGAAAGTGACCATCCAAGCAGCTTCCATTGATACAAAAAACGAAGACAGAGACAACCACCTTCGCTCAGCCGACTTTTTCGATGTAGAACATTATCCAACCATCACATTTATCAGCGATTCTGTTAAAAAGGTTTCAGATGATGAATATGAAGTAACAGGTCAATTAACGATTAAAGATGTTACAAAAACAGAGACGTTCAAAGTCGAATTTAACGGACAATCCAAAAATCCGATAACCGGAAGCATCGTAGCCGGCTTTGACGTAGAAGGAAAAATTAATCGCGAAGATTATGGCTTAACATGGAACGCGGCCCTTGAAACAGGAGGATTTCTTATCGGAAAAGAAGTAAAAATATTCGGAAGTTTTGAGTTTGTTGTCAGCTGA
- a CDS encoding MurR/RpiR family transcriptional regulator: MKQLSILAKIENQMERFSPAEKKIATYIMEHAELVPNMTTKELSKNAGSSEASVVRFCKTIGIGSFTALKLALVRELTIADMNINDFSIIEKQDAPYDLFNKVTYVNKAAIEATTTTIDKRELEKAAEVIANAKKILFYGVGGSASSAMDACYKFTKLGYVSMMSPDFHTMLPLAANLEKQDVFVAVSTSGRTKDVLEIARFAKKQGATVIAITKLDPSSPLYKEADIKLCLPDVEQDHRIGSMASRMTQLNIIDALYLITFHQVGSRVLEKFHETREEVVRLRR, translated from the coding sequence ATGAAGCAGTTAAGCATTTTAGCGAAAATCGAAAATCAAATGGAACGATTTTCACCAGCTGAAAAAAAGATTGCTACGTATATTATGGAACATGCGGAGCTTGTGCCAAATATGACGACGAAGGAACTGTCGAAAAATGCAGGATCTAGTGAGGCGAGTGTCGTTCGCTTTTGCAAAACGATCGGCATTGGCAGCTTTACCGCGTTAAAATTGGCGCTTGTCCGTGAATTGACGATTGCGGATATGAACATTAACGATTTTTCGATTATTGAAAAACAAGATGCTCCGTACGATTTATTTAATAAAGTGACCTATGTCAACAAAGCGGCGATCGAAGCGACAACAACGACGATTGATAAACGGGAATTGGAAAAAGCAGCGGAAGTGATTGCCAATGCGAAAAAAATTTTATTTTACGGAGTCGGAGGATCAGCTTCTTCGGCGATGGATGCATGCTATAAATTTACAAAGCTAGGCTATGTGTCGATGATGTCTCCTGATTTTCATACGATGCTTCCGCTTGCGGCAAACTTAGAGAAACAAGATGTATTTGTCGCGGTTTCCACATCGGGAAGAACAAAGGATGTGTTGGAAATTGCCCGGTTTGCGAAAAAACAAGGCGCCACGGTGATTGCGATTACAAAACTGGATCCATCTTCACCATTGTATAAGGAAGCAGATATCAAACTATGTCTTCCAGATGTCGAGCAAGATCATCGGATCGGAAGCATGGCATCGCGAATGACGCAGCTGAATATCATTGATGCGCTTTATTTAATTACGTTCCATCAAGTGGGAAGCCGTGTGCTGGAAAAATTTCATGAAACGAGAGAAGAAGTAGTCCGGTTGCGGAGATAA
- the murQ gene encoding N-acetylmuramic acid 6-phosphate etherase, whose product MLERLTTEQRNNKTQNLDEMTTKEILQVMNEEDQTVAIAVSKELEHIERLVQKVIASFRQGGRLIYMGAGTSGRLGILDAVECPPTFGTEKEMVQGLIAGGLEAFTNAVEGAEDNEELAVKDLQSIGLTAKDTVIGIAASGRTPYVISGLRYAKQIGATTGSIACNKGAEISKYADVSVEVETGPEILTGSTRLKAGTAQKMVLNMISTASMIGIGKVYKNLMVDVQATNFKLKERAKRIIMEATDVDDKTAARYYEAARGHVKTAIVMILLQCSYEEATERLQKANGFVRQALQ is encoded by the coding sequence TTGCTAGAACGTTTAACAACCGAACAACGAAACAACAAAACGCAGAACTTAGATGAAATGACGACGAAAGAAATTTTGCAGGTGATGAACGAAGAAGACCAAACAGTGGCCATTGCTGTTTCGAAAGAATTAGAACACATCGAAAGGCTTGTGCAAAAAGTGATTGCGTCTTTCCGGCAAGGCGGTCGGCTCATTTATATGGGAGCTGGTACAAGCGGTCGGCTCGGAATTTTAGATGCGGTGGAGTGTCCGCCGACATTTGGGACGGAAAAGGAGATGGTGCAAGGATTAATTGCAGGTGGTTTGGAAGCGTTTACAAATGCAGTGGAAGGAGCGGAAGATAACGAAGAACTTGCAGTAAAAGATTTACAGTCAATTGGACTGACGGCAAAAGATACGGTTATTGGCATTGCGGCGAGCGGACGAACGCCGTATGTGATCAGTGGGCTCCGATACGCAAAGCAAATCGGTGCCACAACCGGGAGCATTGCCTGCAATAAAGGAGCGGAAATTAGCAAATACGCTGATGTCAGCGTTGAAGTGGAAACAGGCCCGGAAATCTTAACAGGATCCACTCGCTTAAAAGCAGGAACAGCACAAAAGATGGTATTAAATATGATTTCCACCGCTTCCATGATTGGAATCGGAAAAGTATATAAGAATTTAATGGTCGATGTGCAGGCGACAAACTTTAAACTAAAAGAACGAGCTAAACGAATTATTATGGAGGCAACCGATGTAGATGATAAGACGGCGGCGCGTTATTACGAAGCGGCGCGGGGACATGTGAAAACGGCGATTGTCATGATTTTATTGCAATGCAGCTATGAAGAAGCGACAGAGCGTCTGCAAAAAGCGAATGGATTTGTTCGCCAGGCGCTTCAATAA
- a CDS encoding PTS transporter subunit EIIC, translated as MKREQQMAVEILERLGGKENITRIAHCMTRVRVSLSDHQKADIAGLKNIEGVMGVIEDETLQIVVGPGVVNKVAAALCELTGLQLGEVIEDTAAQKKAEIQQRNQTPFKRLLRKIGSIFIPLIPGLVASGIINGIANFAKNAGVDPTETWLQLLLLIGGGIFASLGVLVGYNTAKEFGGTPVLGAIAGILVFNPALADIKLFGEALTPGRGGLFAVMLAAWLMAVMEKRVRKFVPNAIDIIVTPLLTVLMVCLFTLIAVQPLAGWLSLGITSGIKAVLDIGGAVAGAILAGTFLPLVMVGLHHGLTPIHMEFINKIGSTPILPILAMAGAGQVGAAIAIFVKTKNKRLRNIIKGALPVGFLGIGEPLLYGVTLPLGRPFLTACLGAAVGGAFQAVVKTAALGIGVSGLSLIPLIADNKYILYFLGLVISYTFGFLFTYFFGFKEEMAENI; from the coding sequence ATGAAAAGGGAACAACAAATGGCCGTTGAAATATTGGAACGGCTTGGAGGGAAAGAAAACATTACACGTATTGCTCATTGTATGACGAGGGTGAGAGTGTCATTGAGCGATCATCAAAAAGCCGATATCGCAGGTCTTAAAAATATTGAAGGTGTCATGGGCGTTATTGAAGATGAAACATTGCAAATCGTTGTCGGCCCTGGAGTCGTTAACAAGGTAGCTGCTGCGCTTTGCGAATTAACAGGGCTACAACTTGGGGAAGTGATCGAAGATACTGCAGCACAGAAAAAAGCCGAGATTCAACAACGCAACCAAACGCCATTTAAACGATTGCTGCGCAAAATCGGAAGCATTTTTATCCCGCTTATTCCAGGTCTTGTCGCATCGGGAATCATTAACGGAATCGCTAACTTTGCAAAAAACGCCGGGGTCGATCCAACAGAAACATGGCTGCAGCTATTATTGCTCATTGGCGGCGGCATTTTCGCTTCGCTCGGCGTTTTAGTCGGATACAATACGGCAAAAGAGTTTGGCGGTACACCTGTGTTGGGAGCGATTGCTGGAATTTTAGTATTTAACCCGGCGCTTGCCGATATTAAACTGTTCGGGGAAGCGTTGACGCCGGGACGGGGCGGATTGTTTGCGGTGATGTTGGCCGCATGGCTTATGGCGGTCATGGAAAAGCGTGTCCGCAAATTCGTTCCAAATGCGATTGATATTATTGTGACGCCGCTTTTAACCGTGTTAATGGTATGTTTATTTACGCTCATCGCCGTTCAGCCGCTTGCCGGATGGTTATCTTTAGGTATCACAAGCGGAATCAAAGCAGTGTTGGATATTGGCGGTGCGGTTGCTGGCGCCATTTTGGCAGGTACGTTTTTACCGCTTGTGATGGTTGGATTGCATCACGGTCTGACACCAATTCATATGGAGTTTATTAATAAAATCGGTTCAACTCCAATTCTTCCGATTTTAGCGATGGCAGGAGCAGGCCAAGTAGGAGCGGCGATTGCGATTTTCGTCAAAACGAAAAACAAACGGCTTCGCAACATTATTAAAGGGGCGTTGCCAGTTGGATTTTTAGGAATTGGCGAGCCGTTGTTATATGGAGTAACGCTGCCGTTAGGAAGACCATTTTTAACTGCGTGTCTCGGCGCGGCAGTCGGCGGTGCGTTTCAGGCAGTTGTGAAAACAGCCGCGCTCGGAATCGGCGTATCTGGTTTATCGCTCATTCCGTTAATCGCCGACAATAAATATATTCTATATTTCTTAGGATTGGTCATTTCGTACACGTTTGGTTTCCTTTTTACGTATTTCTTTGGCTTTAAAGAAGAAATGGCGGAAAACATTTAA